One window from the genome of Pantoea cypripedii encodes:
- the speA gene encoding biosynthetic arginine decarboxylase, giving the protein MSDDMKNIKGSSAGEQGVLRSMQEVAMNDQEASRMLRTYNIAWWGNNYYDVNELGHISVCPDPDMPEVRVDLAKLVKEREADGQRLPALFCFPQILQHRLRSINGAFKRARESYGYKGDYFLVYPIKVNQHKRVIESLVNSGEPLGLEAGSKAELMAVLAHAGKTRTVIVCNGYKDREYIRLALIGEKLGHKVYLVIEKMTEVRMVLEEAERLNVVPRLGIRARLASQGSGKWQSSGGEKSKFGLAASQVLQLVEIMRKADRIESLQLLHFHLGSQMANIRDIATGVRESARFYVELAKLGVNIKCFDVGGGLGVDYEGTRSQSDCSVNYGLNEYANNVIWAIGDACDEHGLEHPTVITESGRAVTAHHTVLVSNIIGVERNEFSTPVAPDVDAPRPIQSLWDTWQEMHEPNVRRSLREWLHDSQMDLFDIHTGYSSGTYDLRQRAWAEQLYLSICHYIQQHLDPSNRAHRPIIDELQERMADKIYVNFSLFQSMPDAWGIDQLFPVLPLEGLNKMPQRRAVLLDITCDSDGTIDHYVDGDGIATTMPMPEYDIDNPPMLGFFMVGAYQEILGNMHNLFGDTEAVDVFAFPDGSVEVQLSDEGDTVADMLQYVQLNPAELMTLFRDQVKQTDIDEELRAQFLEEFESGLYGYTYLEDE; this is encoded by the coding sequence ATGTCTGACGACATGAAGAATATCAAGGGTTCGTCAGCAGGCGAACAGGGTGTACTCCGCTCCATGCAGGAGGTGGCGATGAACGACCAGGAAGCGAGCAGAATGCTACGCACCTACAATATTGCCTGGTGGGGCAATAACTATTACGACGTGAACGAATTGGGTCACATCAGCGTGTGCCCGGATCCGGACATGCCGGAAGTTCGCGTCGATCTCGCTAAGCTGGTGAAAGAGCGTGAAGCGGATGGTCAGCGTCTGCCCGCGCTGTTCTGCTTTCCGCAGATTCTGCAACACCGCCTGCGTTCGATTAACGGTGCCTTTAAACGCGCCCGTGAATCTTATGGCTATAAAGGCGACTACTTCCTCGTTTATCCCATCAAGGTTAATCAGCACAAGCGCGTGATTGAATCGCTGGTTAACTCCGGCGAACCGCTGGGTCTGGAAGCGGGTTCCAAAGCGGAGCTGATGGCGGTGCTGGCACACGCCGGTAAGACGCGCACGGTAATTGTCTGCAACGGCTATAAAGACCGCGAATATATTCGCCTGGCGTTGATTGGTGAGAAGCTCGGTCACAAAGTGTATCTGGTGATCGAAAAGATGACCGAGGTGCGAATGGTACTGGAAGAGGCCGAACGCCTCAACGTGGTGCCGCGTCTGGGTATCCGTGCACGCCTGGCGTCGCAGGGGTCAGGCAAATGGCAGTCAAGCGGTGGTGAGAAATCTAAGTTTGGTCTGGCGGCTTCGCAGGTCTTGCAGCTGGTTGAGATCATGCGGAAGGCTGATCGTATCGAAAGCCTGCAACTGCTGCATTTTCATCTCGGTTCGCAGATGGCCAACATTCGCGATATCGCCACCGGTGTACGCGAATCGGCTCGCTTCTATGTGGAGCTGGCGAAACTTGGCGTCAACATTAAATGCTTCGATGTGGGCGGCGGTCTCGGTGTCGATTATGAAGGTACGCGCTCGCAGTCGGATTGCTCGGTTAACTATGGCCTGAATGAATACGCCAATAATGTTATCTGGGCGATTGGTGATGCCTGTGACGAACACGGGCTGGAACATCCGACAGTCATTACCGAATCCGGACGTGCGGTGACCGCGCACCATACCGTGCTGGTTTCCAACATTATCGGGGTGGAACGTAACGAATTCAGCACGCCAGTCGCGCCGGATGTTGATGCGCCGCGTCCTATCCAGAGTCTGTGGGACACCTGGCAGGAGATGCATGAGCCGAACGTGCGTCGTTCGCTGCGTGAGTGGCTGCACGATAGCCAGATGGACCTGTTCGACATCCATACCGGTTATTCGTCGGGTACTTATGATCTGCGCCAGCGCGCCTGGGCGGAGCAGTTGTATCTCAGCATCTGTCATTACATTCAGCAGCATCTGGATCCGAGCAATCGCGCGCATCGCCCGATTATCGATGAGTTGCAGGAGCGTATGGCGGACAAGATTTACGTCAACTTCTCATTGTTCCAGTCGATGCCGGATGCCTGGGGTATTGATCAGCTCTTCCCGGTATTGCCGCTGGAAGGGCTGAACAAAATGCCGCAGCGTCGCGCGGTGCTGCTCGACATCACCTGTGACTCCGATGGCACCATCGATCACTACGTGGATGGCGATGGGATTGCCACCACCATGCCGATGCCGGAATACGATATCGACAACCCGCCGATGCTGGGCTTCTTTATGGTTGGCGCTTATCAGGAAATCCTTGGCAACATGCATAACCTGTTTGGTGATACCGAAGCCGTGGATGTGTTTGCCTTCCCGGATGGTAGCGTCGAAGTTCAGCTGTCAGATGAAGGCGATACCGTCGCTGATATGCTGCAATATGTTCAGCTGAACCCGGCTGAGCTGATGACACTGTTCCGCGATCAGGTGAAGCAGACCGATATCGATGAAGAACTGCGTGCGCAATTCCTTGAAGAATTCGAGAGTGGCTTATATGGCTACACCTACCTTGAAGACGAATAA
- a CDS encoding EAL domain-containing protein, which produces MQQQYVFILEPVYGLSGNLIAWELLTRFADDTDINHEHHSARESGFFSQLSTEEKWQIFLLQLEHLEQLYRKGFQQIISVNINRDIVTSIFTDGEVQQKLELLPFFRFEISAFFIARYTRADLLILKGLAKIAPLWLDDFGPGYSNLTMMSSGIFECVKIDKAFFWKYGENHIFDILLGHLNDLCNGVIVEGVETQRHVELLANKAIYGMQGHLWNDSYLNDFIDKSWGGSGAVNLSGKQICQKKSLRSFM; this is translated from the coding sequence ATGCAACAGCAATACGTCTTCATATTGGAACCGGTTTACGGTTTATCAGGCAATTTAATTGCCTGGGAATTGCTGACGCGTTTTGCCGACGATACCGATATTAACCACGAGCATCATTCAGCCAGGGAATCAGGCTTTTTCAGTCAGTTATCGACGGAAGAGAAATGGCAGATATTCCTGTTACAGCTTGAACATCTGGAACAACTTTATCGCAAAGGTTTCCAGCAGATCATTAGCGTAAACATTAACAGGGATATCGTTACCAGCATCTTTACGGACGGAGAAGTCCAGCAAAAACTGGAACTGTTGCCTTTTTTCCGTTTCGAGATATCGGCATTCTTCATTGCCCGTTATACCCGGGCAGATTTGTTAATTTTAAAAGGCTTAGCAAAAATCGCGCCTTTATGGCTCGATGATTTTGGTCCGGGATATTCCAATCTGACCATGATGAGTAGCGGAATATTTGAATGCGTCAAGATCGATAAAGCCTTTTTCTGGAAATATGGCGAAAATCACATATTTGACATTCTGTTAGGCCATCTCAACGATTTATGCAATGGCGTCATTGTTGAGGGGGTTGAAACCCAACGCCATGTTGAACTGCTGGCAAATAAAGCCATATACGGCATGCAGGGACACCTCTGGAATGATTCTTATCTTAATGATTTTATTGATAAGTCATGGGGAGGTTCTGGCGCGGTAAACCTTTCTGGAAAACAGATATGCCAAAAAAAGAGTTTAAGGAGTTTCATGTAG
- the metK gene encoding methionine adenosyltransferase, with protein MAKHLFTSESVSEGHPDKIADQISDAVLDAILEQDPKARVACETYVKTGMVLVGGEITTSAWVDIEEITRNTVREIGYVHSDMGFDANSCAVLSAIGKQSPDINQGVDRTDPLEQGAGDQGLMFGYATNETDVLMPAPVTYAHRLVQRQAEVRKNGTLPWLRPDAKSQITFQYDGGKIVGIDAVVLSTQHAEEISQADLREAVMEEIIKPVLPTEWINASTKYHINPTGRFVIGGPMGDCGLTGRKIIVDTYGGMARHGGGAFSGKDPSKVDRSAAYAARYVAKNIVAAGLADRCEIQVSYAIGVAEPTSIMVETFGTEKVATEQLTLLVREFFDLRPYGLIQMMDLLKPIYKETAAYGHFGREHFPWEKTDKAAQLREAAGL; from the coding sequence ATGGCTAAACACCTTTTTACGTCTGAGTCCGTATCAGAAGGACATCCTGATAAAATCGCTGACCAAATTTCTGACGCCGTGCTGGACGCCATCCTTGAACAGGATCCGAAAGCACGCGTGGCCTGCGAAACATACGTGAAAACCGGTATGGTACTGGTTGGCGGTGAAATCACCACCAGCGCCTGGGTTGATATCGAAGAGATCACCCGTAATACCGTTCGTGAAATCGGCTATGTTCATTCCGATATGGGCTTTGATGCCAATTCCTGCGCGGTACTGAGCGCCATCGGTAAACAGTCTCCGGACATCAACCAGGGCGTTGACCGTACCGATCCGCTGGAGCAGGGAGCCGGTGACCAGGGTCTGATGTTTGGCTACGCCACCAACGAAACTGATGTGCTGATGCCTGCGCCGGTCACCTACGCGCACCGTCTGGTACAGCGTCAGGCTGAAGTGCGTAAAAATGGCACCCTGCCGTGGCTGCGTCCGGACGCGAAAAGCCAGATCACTTTCCAGTACGATGGCGGCAAAATTGTCGGTATCGATGCGGTAGTGCTGTCAACGCAGCATGCTGAAGAGATTTCTCAGGCTGACCTGCGTGAAGCGGTGATGGAAGAAATCATCAAGCCGGTTCTGCCGACTGAGTGGATCAACGCCAGCACCAAATACCATATTAACCCGACTGGCCGTTTCGTTATCGGTGGCCCGATGGGTGACTGCGGTCTGACCGGTCGTAAAATCATCGTTGATACCTACGGCGGCATGGCTCGTCACGGTGGCGGTGCATTCTCCGGTAAAGATCCATCAAAAGTTGACCGTTCTGCGGCTTACGCTGCGCGTTATGTGGCGAAAAACATCGTTGCGGCCGGTCTGGCAGACCGTTGTGAGATCCAGGTTTCCTACGCAATTGGCGTGGCCGAGCCGACTTCCATCATGGTGGAAACCTTCGGTACCGAGAAAGTGGCAACCGAACAGCTGACCCTGCTGGTACGCGAGTTCTTCGACCTGCGTCCTTACGGCCTGATTCAGATGATGGATCTGCTGAAACCGATCTACAAAGAGACCGCGGCTTACGGTCACTTTGGTCGCGAACACTTCCCGTGGGAAAAAACCGACAAAGCCGCACAGCTGCGTGAAGCTGCCGGCCTGTAA